ACCCAGATATTTCAAACCACAAAAGGGGTACGGCTTGCTGTTACCTAACAATCTGCTAGTTCCATTATTGGATTACTTACTAAAGGCTGACACTACCCGATTCCAATTTGCTTTGGATTAATGACTTCATCAACTCCACTTGTACCAATCAAAACGTCCAAACATCTTCGTTTACTGAGGCAAGATTGGAGGAATCCCGTTGGCCTAGTTCCCACAATGGGAGCTCTCCATGAAGGTCATCTTCAATTGATTCGGCATGCTGCCCACTGTGCGGAGGAAGTCGTCGTTTCTATCTTTGTCAATCCCACACAGTTTTCTGCCAATGAAGACCTCGAAAGTTATCCTAGGAGCTTGGCCAGTGATATTGATATGGCCCAATTAGCTGGAGCAACCCAGATCTTTGCACCCACCGTAACGGATCTATATCCCAATGGTTTTTCCACTTATGTCGTTCCCAGCGGACCACTAGTTGAAAGATGGGAAGGTAGGAGTCGTCCACATTTTTTTCGTGGAGTCTGCACTGTCGTCTGTAAGTTATTCCAACTCATTCAACCAACATTCGCAATTTTTGGTCAGAAGGATTTTCAGCAACTTCAAGTAGTCCGTCAAATGGTGAGTGACCTTGACTTCCAAATTGAAATTCAAGCATTGCCAACTGTGCGGGAGGAGGATGGATTGGCAATGAGTTCACGCAACACCTATCTTGATCTAGAAGAGCGAAAAGTAGCCCCGATCCTCTACCAAACATTGCAGCAGACCGCAGCAATCATTCAAAACAAACCAAAGCAAAATCTAGAGGTACTTTCTCAAACCCTTACAAGCCAACTGAATGCAGTCCCTCAAATCAAGATCGATTACCTCAGCTTCGTTGATGCAGAATCACTTCAACCCGTTTCACAATTTAACGGAAATGTCTGCTTGATGGTTGCAGCGTTTGTAGGTAATACTCGTCTAATCGACAATCTGCTTATTCAAACCTAGTGAACCCGCCTCAGGCCCACACCAAATCTGGTGAAAGCCCTGATTTCTTGTCTTGGCGTTTCGCACATTTAGGAAGCCATGAAACTGATCCAAAAGATCTTCGGTAGTGAAAATGATCGCACCCTCAAACGCTACCGCCATCTGGTGGTCCGCATCAATGAACTGGAACCACAGATGGAACAGTTGCAAGATGCTGATTTCCCAAATAAGACCGAGGAATATCAAAAAAGACACAAAGATGGAGAAGCACTTGACGACTTGCTCCCAGAAGCCTTTGCCTTGGTCCGTGAAGCAGCCAGGCGAGTCATCGGAGAAAGACACTACGATGTTCAGTTGATTGGGGGAATTGCCTTACACGAAGGTAATATTTCTGAGATGCAGACTGGAGAAGGAAAAACCCTCGCATCAACCTGCCCTGTTTACTTGAACGCTTTGACCGGACTTGGGGTGCACGTGATCACGCCGAATGACTACCTTGCACGTCGTGATTCCAACTGGATGGGACAAATTTATCGATTCCTTGGAATGAACACAGGCCTGATCCAGCATGGATATAGTGACCAAAGTCGCCGTGACAACTATGGCTGTGACATTACCTACGGAACAAATAACGAATTCGGCTTTGACTACCTACGTGACAACATGAAGTTCGCGCTGACAGATTACGTTCAGCGAGGTTTTAATTTTGGAGTTGTCGATGAGGTTGACAGTATTCTGATTGATGAAGCCCGTACCCCTCTGATCATCAGTGGACCAACAGAAGACAATGTTGAGAAATACTACGTCATCAACAAACTGGTCCATAGACTGAGCCGCGAAATCCGTCGTGAAGAAGTACCAAAACTACCAACCCATGAACAACACGACATCGATCCCAATTGGCAGGAGAAGGAGGATAATGAGACTGTCCGCGAGGGTGATTATGGATTAGATGAGCGTTCCCGGGGAATCAACCTCACTGAAAGAGGTTCTGAATTGATGGAGGAGCGTGTGGAGCACTTGCTTCAGCCCAACACCAGCCTCTTCGATTATGAGAATATGGAGGTGCTGCACCATATCAACCAGGCACTGAAAGCACATTACGTTTTCCGACGAGACGTCGATTACGTGGTTCAAAAGGGACAGGTTGTGATCGTGGATGAATTCACTGGTCGCCTGATGCCAGGGCGTCGCTTCAGTGATGGTTTGCACCAAGCCTTGGAAGCCAAGGAAGGAGTTCGGATTGAGCGTGAAAATCAGACTCTTGCAACCATCACCTTCCAAAATTACTTCCGTCTTTACGACAAACTCTCAGGAATGACAGGAACAGCAGAGACAGAAAAAGACGAGTTCAAGAAAATTTACAACTTGGGTGTTGTGGTTATTCCAACAAACCGAGTCGTGACGAGAAAAGATCTACCTGATGTGATCTTCAAAACGGTAGATGCGAAATATCGTGCAGTGGTCAGTACCATCAAGGAACTCCACGAAAAAGGACAACCCGTATTGGTGGGTACCGTATCCATTGAAGTCTCAGAAGCAATCAGCAAACTGCTAAGCCAAGCCAAGATTCCACATGAAGTTTTGAACGCCAAAAATCATGAACGTGAAGCAGAAATCATTGCCAAGGCAGGCCAAGTTAAGTCTGTCACCATTGCAACGAATATGGCGGGGCGGGGGACAGATATTAAACCCTCCTTGGAAGCTCTTGAAGA
The nucleotide sequence above comes from SAR324 cluster bacterium. Encoded proteins:
- the panC gene encoding pantoate--beta-alanine ligase, whose product is MTSSTPLVPIKTSKHLRLLRQDWRNPVGLVPTMGALHEGHLQLIRHAAHCAEEVVVSIFVNPTQFSANEDLESYPRSLASDIDMAQLAGATQIFAPTVTDLYPNGFSTYVVPSGPLVERWEGRSRPHFFRGVCTVVCKLFQLIQPTFAIFGQKDFQQLQVVRQMVSDLDFQIEIQALPTVREEDGLAMSSRNTYLDLEERKVAPILYQTLQQTAAIIQNKPKQNLEVLSQTLTSQLNAVPQIKIDYLSFVDAESLQPVSQFNGNVCLMVAAFVGNTRLIDNLLIQT
- the secA gene encoding preprotein translocase subunit SecA, which gives rise to MKLIQKIFGSENDRTLKRYRHLVVRINELEPQMEQLQDADFPNKTEEYQKRHKDGEALDDLLPEAFALVREAARRVIGERHYDVQLIGGIALHEGNISEMQTGEGKTLASTCPVYLNALTGLGVHVITPNDYLARRDSNWMGQIYRFLGMNTGLIQHGYSDQSRRDNYGCDITYGTNNEFGFDYLRDNMKFALTDYVQRGFNFGVVDEVDSILIDEARTPLIISGPTEDNVEKYYVINKLVHRLSREIRREEVPKLPTHEQHDIDPNWQEKEDNETVREGDYGLDERSRGINLTERGSELMEERVEHLLQPNTSLFDYENMEVLHHINQALKAHYVFRRDVDYVVQKGQVVIVDEFTGRLMPGRRFSDGLHQALEAKEGVRIERENQTLATITFQNYFRLYDKLSGMTGTAETEKDEFKKIYNLGVVVIPTNRVVTRKDLPDVIFKTVDAKYRAVVSTIKELHEKGQPVLVGTVSIEVSEAISKLLSQAKIPHEVLNAKNHEREAEIIAKAGQVKSVTIATNMAGRGTDIKPSLEALEEGGLFVLGTGRHDSRRIDNQLRGRSGRQGDAGSSQFMLSLEDNLLRVFGGERISKMMDRLQIDEDEQIEHVFITKAIGNAQKKVEGYHFDIRKHVLQFDDVMEKQRSIIYSRRREILGDSVQELMLEMSSDVVDELFDQHCSEKYVDQWDASGFNQAFTNIFGKLPKENWHEQELDAEEFREQFHQQVEDLYREKLTYFHNELGQNLAAEQAAAGVNEEDKDQSARFDAMVVDLERQILLKINDGLWKDHLLSMDHLREGISLVGYAQKKPLDEYKRQAFDMFSDLMARISREAVSLFYKIQVGPSPVRPIQETMPEQKMTMVHGESPDTKPEELKPTPIQKVHIGRNDPCPCGSGKKYKQCHGKTQAAEAAEEEDNN